Part of the Tolypothrix sp. PCC 7910 genome, GCCGAATTCTGTGGGGTCGCCAGCCATTGTCCCTGTACCATGCGCTTCCATCAAGCCAACGGTAGCGGGAGAAAAGCCAGCATCTTCATAAGCACGTTCTAAGGCTTTGATTTGCCCTTCTTTGCGGGGAGCATAAATACTCTTGTAGCGGCCATCGCTAGAAGTACCGATACCTTTGATGACTGCATAGATTTTATCGTTGTCCCGTTCCGCATCTTCCAGACGCTTGAGGACAATCATCCCGATACCTTCACCCAGCATCATCCCATCGGATTTAGCATCGAAAGGTTTAACATTCTCGCTAGGAGAAACAGCCGGGGTTTTGCTGAAGGAGATATAAGCCATGATGGTGTTGTCTGTATCTACACCACCAGTCAGCATCATGTCGCTGCGATACTCAACTAGTTCGCTAATCGCCATTTTCAAAGCGCCGAAGGAACTAGCACAAGCTGCGTCAACTACACAGTTCATCCCGCCAAAATTCAAACGGTTGGCGATTCTCCCAGCGACAACGTTGGCTAACATCCCAGGGAATGCATTCTCATCCCACTTAACGTAAGCGCTTTTGATTTTTTCGATAATTTGGGCAGTATCTTCATCAGATAAACCACTGCTTTTCAGCGCTTTTTCCCAAACTGGATATTCTAACCTGGCGGAAAGTGGCATACCTAATTGCTTCGCCATCGCCACGCCCAGGATTACCCCCACCATTTCGCGGTTATAATCACGCGCTTCACCGTAGCCAGCATCTTCCATTGCTTCTTTCGCAACCACTAAACTTAATAGTTGCGATACGTCGGTAACTTCTAAAATGCTAGGTGGAATACCGAATTCCATCGGGTTAAAATCAACCTCAGGAATAAACCCGCCGCGTTTGCAATAGGTTTTATCTTCCGGAGTTCTGGGGTTTGGATCGTAGTAATCTTTAACGCTCCAGTGAGTTTCTGGAACATCTGTAATACAGTCGGCCTTGCTAATAATATTGCGCCAATATTCCCGTAAATTGCGTGACTTAGGAAATAAAGATGCCATCCCAATAATGGCTATAGGATTTTGTTGTAATTGTCTGTTAATCTTGTTAATGGAAATTGGCTTATCCGACTTCACTTTTTTCTCCTCTATAAACTTAACCAAAGTCTTTTCACAACTGTTAATCTGGGCTTCTAAATCAGCCAAGGCAGTATCAATTGAATTAGCAGACATAGGACATAACGAATCTGAAGGACTTTGAATTGCAAAGCCACAGAAATTTCTGTTGCTGTACAATAATGAAAGCTATCTGTTTGACGAGCAGCTAGCTATCCTATCTGCAAAAGCTAAATGCTTTTTTTGGAATTAACACCACACACAATAAGTAAAGGATGAAGGATAAAGGCTAAAGGCTAAAGGGTGAATCTCATACTATTCGGTTAAGTGTTTTGAACTCAAAATTGGTTTTGGGAAAAGGTTAAAGGTTAAGGGTTAAAGGTTGATTTTTTACCTTTTCCCATTCTCCTTTTTCCCCTTAACCGACAAGTATTGAGGGTGAATCATATTTCACACTTCAACCTACACACTTGATCAAGCAGTGATTTTGAAAATCTTAGACAACGCCCGACTCTTGATATTGTGGTAGCAAGTCAATGACGTTGTTGAAGTTACTAAAATAGTCTTGAAGCGCTGTAGCAGCTTGACCTGTGAATTCTAGCCATTCGTAATGATAGATATTTTGGGCAACTGCATCCCACTGAAGCAAGGGAAACTTAGGAGTAGCTATTAGGACAGAAACGCTTTTTTCTCCCAAACTAGTTTGACTATCTAAGTTGATTGCAGCCACATAGCTGGTGTTAATGACAACGTTCTGTATCTTGATAAATGTCATAGCCAGTTTCAGCTTCCAGGATAATGTATTTTATGCAATTCGCCCGATAGAAGTTGACAAGTTCGTTACAGAAAAAACCTCAATTTCATTCCGAATAGATGCAGTAATTTAAACATTAATCGAGCCTTCATAAGGTGGTAACAATGCCGCTGGCTTTAGTTATTTCTTTCATGCTCCCAAGAAAATAACTGATTTACCTGCCGCTTTGAAAGACTTGAATTAATACAAACACTAGCACAATTTGCATCGCCCGAAGCATCGATTTAAAGGAATTTAAGAAAAAAAATTGAGTGTTGCTGACAAAAAGATTTGATTAAGGCTAAAGCACGAGTGTCAGCTTTAGCCTTGTTGCTCAACTTCATATTCACTTGCTGATTGGCTAGATATTGATTAAATAACAATTACAATAATCACCGTAATAAATAAGTTAGATAGATAACGTTGTTATTGGTACAAAGATTGTATGAAGCATTAACCGTATTTTTTTCAACATAACATCATATTTACCCAAAATTTTTTGATGTTTTATCAAGATAATTCAACTTAAACAAATAATAAGTGTTTTGTAACGCAAAGCTTAGTTTTGATAACTGTGCATGGTAAACATATTGGGGGTTGGGGAATAGGTAATGGGGACTGGTAATTGGTAATTGGTAATTGGTAATTGGTAATAACTTTTTTTGAATTTCTTTAACTATTTGATGTGAGAAATACAATTTTAGAATTGAGTTTATGGATAAAAGCTAGAAGGTGGATATGGAGATTTGTTGACACTCCCCGCAGCTATTGCCGCTACGGTGTATACACAAATCCTGGCAGAGTTTATCCATCCCGCCTGGGAATGAGAGACCATTTATAAAATAAATCTTAAGTAGGGGAGCCACTGCGTTGCGCGGGTTCCCCGCGTTATAGCAAGTGGCGTTGTGTTACGGCTATGAAAGGATTTGGGACAAAGAGACAATGAAATTTAGCCGTAACGCACCGCCGCGTGGGTGGTGCGTTAGGCGCTAGGATAGTTATTTCGTAGCAAATAATATCGAAAATATGCGCCTAACACACCCTACAGCAGTTTTGGCGTGCATGACGTATACTACTCTATGATTATTCTCAACAGAATTCTCTTAAAAGTCAGTAATGAACAGCATCTTTACCCCCGAAGAAATTACTGCCCTCTCTGCGGAAATTGACCGCCAGTTAATAGAACTGCGCTCTGCTCCAGATTCAGAGCAAAAACAAGGAGATGATAAAATTTCAGATGAAAAATTGCTGGTAAAACAAACGGCAGCAATTACACAAGTTACACAAGAAAATTCTCGGAGTTTTTTGCAGAAATTTGGACGCGCTGCTAAAAGTGATTTATGCGAAGAAGGGGGAATGCTGAATAAGCAGTGGAAGAGATGGGGTGATTTGGATAATAAGGATGCTGTGGAACGCTTGGGTGGGGTGTTGGTAGGGATGGGTTTTTCGGGGGATGTGTTATCTCCTTTAGTTGTGGCGGTAACGGTGATGATTATTCATATTGGGTTGAAGGCTTTTTGTGAAGATTATTCTGCGGATGTGGATAATAAATGAATTTGGCATCACGCAAAGGCGCAGGTGTAGGTTGGGTTGTAGCTTGCTTCCCGAAGGGTACGAAGTGAAACCCAACATCAGTATCGGTGTTAGGTTTCGTTACTGAATGTGAAACCACACCAAACCCATCGTCCGCCTCCGAATGAATTCGGAGTCTCATAGCAAAAGTAAGCTAAAGCTAACTAAAAATTATTATTTATCCCCAGTTTACTTTAGTAAACTTTGCCTATGGCCCTTGGAATTCATTCCAAGGCGGGTAGGTAAGCCTTGCAATCAGCCATCTGTGGCTTAAGTTGACACGAATGGGCAAGGTATTGGCAATAGGTGTCAACTGAATGTGAAACCACACCAAACCCATCGTCCGCCTCCGAATGAATTCGGAGTCTCATAGCAAAAGTAAGCTAAAGCTAACTAAAAATTATCATTTATCCCCAGTTTACTTTAGTAAACTTTGCCTATGGCCGAATGGCACTAAGAAAAGCTGTAAAGCTTACCAATTAAGCAGTTTGTAATTGTTTACGTAATTCATGCCGGGGCTTGGTCATTGAAGGGTAAGCTTTCGGACGACGTTTTCTGGCGCGTGGCTCAGTTCTGGCGGGGCGGTCAGGAACTGGTTTGTGAACAATAACTTTTAGCAAAGTGCGGTAAATTCGCCGACGTTTTTGAAGAGTAACCGCCTCTAATTTATCAATAAAATTGGGTTTAAGAAAACTGTACAGTTTTCTTGCTAATTTAATATCATGAGTGTTCAGAACATCTATGCACAAAGCAACGGCGGCTCCCGTCACTAAACTGAATATCACACCGATTTTGGCAATTGGAAACCCACATCCGGGCTTTTGACTACTTGGTTGAGGATATTCTTTTTGGTTTTCTACTGTGTCCGGCATAGACACTGTTGACCCATCTATTACTTTGATGTTGCGGCCATACCATAAATGGTCTTCTGTCATTTGCTCTTCTAGATTTTTTGCTGAGGAGTTGAACAGTTTTTCTAATAATTTCTCTGGAAGCCTTGCTCTGGCTTGGCAGTATCCACTTGTATCACTTGAAGGAATCTCTACCTCTTCTTCTGCTAGATGTGCAATTATTTTACTCACAGCATTGTGGCAACTTTTGTCAGTGTCCAGTACTTGCGATAAAAATGCCCACAACGTTATTATTGGGTCAAATAATCGCTTTTTATATTTAATTTTCAACTCCGAAATTGCTTGTTTAATTGCAGATTCTGGCAATAATTCTTGAAAAGGCAGTCCTAAACTTTGACTCAATTTATCCTTGAGAATTTGTACTCTTAGTGTCACAGTAGTAGTTATGCTATTGGCTTACTTGTATCAAAGAAAGTATTTCATGAACGAGTAAGCTTTTTCTACCTACAAAAATTTTTGCCCACCCCTACATACTTGTTTCGTAATCGACCACGGGGCGATCGCACTATGGGTCGGTACAATATCCCAAAAAGCTCTCTCAACAAATCGATACCTGCGGCACACTTCGTGAACGCAACTCTTGCACTCTGCATCAAGCACAATCTCCTGAGCTATCCTTCCATGTTTAAGAGCGTTAAAAGCTGTGCTGCTTATTCTACATAGCTTATAGCTTTTCTTAGTGCCATTCGCCTATGGCCCTTGGAATTCATTCCAAGGCGGGTAGGTAAGCCTTGCAATCAGCCATCTGTGGCTTAAGTTGACACGAATGGGCAAGGTATTGGCAATAGGTGTCAACTGAATGTGAAACCACACCAAACCCATCGTCCGCCTCCGAATGAATTCGGAGTCTAATAGCAAAAGTAAGCTAAAGCTAACTAAAAATTATCATTTATCCTCAGTTTACTTTAGTAAACTTTGCCTATGGCCCTTGGAATTCATTCCAAGGCGGGTAGGTAAGCCTTGCAATCAGCCATCTGTGGCTTAAGTTGACACGAATGGGCAAGGTATTGGCAATAGGTGTCAACTGAATGTGAAACCACGCTAAACTCATAACCCGCCTCCGAATGAATTCGGAGTCTCATAGCAAAAGTAAGCTAAAGCTAACTAAAAATTATCATTTATCCCCAGTTTACTTTAGTAAACTTTGCCTATTAGCCTTGGAATTCATTCCAAGGCGGGTAGGTAAGCCTTGCAATCAGCCATCTGTGGCTTAAGTTATCGGTTGAGTCTACACAATCTTAAGGGCACGGCAGTGCCGATGCCCCTACAGGCGACGATATAATTTTGTCTGGCATCCAACATCAGAAGCGCTATATTTGACTTGGTATTAAATTCTTGACGGTGCGTTGCGCTGCGCGACAACACACCCTACTGCAAATTACGAATTACGAATTATTTAATAACGCTGCAAGGGATTGAGGGTCAGCAATACCCCGCAGGATAGCGTAGATAATCATAGACTGATCCAAATCTAACGGCTCACACAGTATATTTTCATCTCGCTCGCCGGCTAAGATGCGACGAATAGCAGCAACGAGATTAACCCAACCCTTTTTCTCTCCATCTTCGAGCGAGGCTTCTAGCTGTTCCCTGATTTCTGCATTATCCACAGCATCTACCACCCATGCAATAAGCTGCCCATATTGCCGCAACTCATACTTTGTCCCCGCAAACGCCGCTTTTGCTTGCCTTGCTTGGCGACGATATTCTTTAGCTTGGGTGCTGTCGCCCTGCTTGTCGGCAATATCTGCCAAGATGTTATATGTGTTCCAAATCTGAGCCGCAGCCGGGTCTAAGGTTTTTTTAATGGCTAATGCTTCTTCTGCGAATTGTCGGGCTTCGCTGAGGCGGTGGGGTTGGTTTTGTAGTATGAAAGCGAGGTTATTTAATGCTTGAGATGCATTTGCTTGATTTTCTAATTGTTGAAATTGCTTCAAAGCCTTGCGATGCCAAGCCTCTGCCTCTCCGAGTTTGCCAACACCTAGATAGAGGTTGCCTAATTGACCCCAAGTGCTTGCTGCACCTGCCAGATTTCCTAGTAAAAATTCTTTAATTTGTGCTGATTTTCGGTAGGCATCTTCAGCAGCGTCCCACTGGTTGCCTTTGTTGTACACAATACCCAGTTGATCCCAAATCGCAGCTTCTTGTGCTGGTTCGTTGAGTTGCTGGAAAGTAGTTAGTGTTTCACGGTAACGCTGTTCCGCTTCTGAGAGATTGCCTAGTAGCATAGCTAGAGTGCCGAGTTGCACATTTGATACCGCAGTCCCAATAAGGTCTCCAACTTCTTTTTTAATAGCTAATCCTGCTTCATAAGCATTGCGTGCCTCATCATAATTCCCCATCTTCCTCAGCACATCTGCCAATTCAGTCTGCAACGTTCCCATCAGGTTCTTGACATCATCAGACTGTTCCAATTGCTTCGCCACTGCCAACCCCTGACGGTGAATTTCTGCTGCTTGTGCTGTTTGACTTTGATAGCTCAAGCACCGCCCCAGCCTACCCAAAGTAACACAGCGGTTATAACTTGGTTGCTCACCCAACTCTGCCAATATCTCACTAAACACCTGCGCTGCTTCTTGATAGCGACCAGCATTGAGTAATTGCTCACCTGAACTTGTACGGCTGAGATACCATGTATCGGAACTTACTTCTCCAGTTAACTCAGCAATCTGTTGATTTAGTCTAGTGCGATCGCGGTTAAGTCCAAAGATGTCAAGAAATCTATTTACATTGTTAACAAAGTATACTGCCCATTCTGCATCTGCAAATACGCCATTAGCTGCATAAAGTAAATTCGGTAATTCCCGTTGGGCAATGGCACGGGCAAAATGAGGGTCTTTGCTATCTTCAGAATACAAATACACAGAAAGATGATAATACCAGTGTTGATAACGGGCAAGCAGTTCTGTCTGTGCTTCTGGGGATAAGCGTGGCCACAAGGCAGGGGCTAAGGTGGGGTGAAATTTGAGAAAAGGCCCATCAACTTGAATTAAACCAGTAGTTTCTAATGTTGGGCGCAAAGTTTGCCACTGTGACTCAGAAATTTCTGTAATAGCCAGCAAGATAACTTCTAACGCCCCGCCCTGAAACACGCCTAAGCGAGGCAACAACTGCATTGCTTCAGCATCCAACCGTTCTAAAGATAAATTCAATGATGCCAATAGGGGATTATCTGGTGTTTGGGCAATCAACGCTTCTAAGCGTTGTCCCAACTCTGCCGGACGGCGACTTTCCAACTGTTTCGCTAACAAACCAATCGACAGGGGATGAAAATCCACTAGTTTAAATAATTCCAACAACACTTCGCGTTTAGGTGGGTCAAATTTGGGTGCTAGCGTCAGTTTAATCAAACTCTGGAAATACGCTAGGGCATCTTCTTCTGCCAAACCTCCCAAAGATAAGGAGATATGCTTGCGGCTGCCTTCTGTGGGATAATCGGGATGGTGAAAATCTGGTGTGCGAGTGGTGAGTAACACCCGACATTCTCCAACCTCAGACCACTGTTTTGCCACGGTTAACAGTTCCCGTCGAGTTTCTGCTGGCAAGGTTTCTAAGTTATCTAAAATCAGCAATGTGGCTTGCTGACGCAACGCCTGAGTTGCCGCCGCCCCATCAATTAAACTCTGCTCTAACACTGTCGCCAGGGTGCTAACTGCCAAACCTACAGCATCCACTCCCTGAAAAGCAGCATAATCAACAAAACAGACTTTCTCAAACATCCCCGTGCGGTGTAACCAGCGTCCTGCTTCCTGGACAAGATAGGTTTTTCCCTGGCCACCAAAACCCGATACGGTGAGGCGGCGCGTTTCCTGTGTTCCCTGCGTTCCCTGCGTTTCCTGCTTTTTCTGCACAAACCAGCGTTCTATCTGCCACAATTCCCAGCTACGACCGAAGAATCCAGCTTCTTGTAAATCCGGCAAGTTTCCCCATTTTGGTGTCTCGCCGCTTTCTTGGTTGCTTAAGTCTGGCTGCAATAATGGGGTATCCCCAGCTGCTTGATACAAGGCAGGTAAAAACCAATCTTGCAATTTTAACTGTACCCGTTTCTCACCCCGTTGCCGTTCTCCCCGTTGTTGGTTGAGATACAAGTCTCGCCGCGCATTATCTAATGCTTCACCCATACCAGCACCAGATACTAAACCCTGATAAAACTTGGCAAACAGTTGTTGAGTAGTTGTCACTAATATCGAATGAGTCATTGCTAAGACTGTGGGAATACCTGCATGGGTTAACCTAGCGGCGACACAACCCATTGCATCTTCTCCATCTTCGCCAGCGATCGCCGCCGACTGACAGGCAGACAAAACAATTAACCCC contains:
- a CDS encoding transposase domain-containing protein, which encodes MTLRVQILKDKLSQSLGLPFQELLPESAIKQAISELKIKYKKRLFDPIITLWAFLSQVLDTDKSCHNAVSKIIAHLAEEEVEIPSSDTSGYCQARARLPEKLLEKLFNSSAKNLEEQMTEDHLWYGRNIKVIDGSTVSMPDTVENQKEYPQPSSQKPGCGFPIAKIGVIFSLVTGAAVALCIDVLNTHDIKLARKLYSFLKPNFIDKLEAVTLQKRRRIYRTLLKVIVHKPVPDRPARTEPRARKRRPKAYPSMTKPRHELRKQLQTA
- a CDS encoding CHAT domain-containing protein, producing MELNLRFPENNQVIVTFDGQETERLDFASPLSAADREEIRWYLETYAAHYTTDVDDKRAEGIAKKFRQWGEDLFNAVFQNRAAQRLFNDFQEQEQRGRLLTISASHPAILSLPWELLRDPDGNYLVHENPRISIRRRLAGAGGGRRPFKVQVKDRLRLLFVVSRPSDAGFIDPRGEAMAVLNAIQQKAAGRVEVEFLRPATLDNLVARLEDSRQPPVDIVHFDGHGVFDLDGRFQEQAKHSYREGVTKGGNENGSNIGYLLFEDQEGKKDLIPADTLGDMLNRQKVGLIVLSACQSAAIAGEDGEDAMGCVAARLTHAGIPTVLAMTHSILVTTTQQLFAKFYQGLVSGAGMGEALDNARRDLYLNQQRGERQRGEKRVQLKLQDWFLPALYQAAGDTPLLQPDLSNQESGETPKWGNLPDLQEAGFFGRSWELWQIERWFVQKKQETQGTQGTQETRRLTVSGFGGQGKTYLVQEAGRWLHRTGMFEKVCFVDYAAFQGVDAVGLAVSTLATVLEQSLIDGAAATQALRQQATLLILDNLETLPAETRRELLTVAKQWSEVGECRVLLTTRTPDFHHPDYPTEGSRKHISLSLGGLAEEDALAYFQSLIKLTLAPKFDPPKREVLLELFKLVDFHPLSIGLLAKQLESRRPAELGQRLEALIAQTPDNPLLASLNLSLERLDAEAMQLLPRLGVFQGGALEVILLAITEISESQWQTLRPTLETTGLIQVDGPFLKFHPTLAPALWPRLSPEAQTELLARYQHWYYHLSVYLYSEDSKDPHFARAIAQRELPNLLYAANGVFADAEWAVYFVNNVNRFLDIFGLNRDRTRLNQQIAELTGEVSSDTWYLSRTSSGEQLLNAGRYQEAAQVFSEILAELGEQPSYNRCVTLGRLGRCLSYQSQTAQAAEIHRQGLAVAKQLEQSDDVKNLMGTLQTELADVLRKMGNYDEARNAYEAGLAIKKEVGDLIGTAVSNVQLGTLAMLLGNLSEAEQRYRETLTTFQQLNEPAQEAAIWDQLGIVYNKGNQWDAAEDAYRKSAQIKEFLLGNLAGAASTWGQLGNLYLGVGKLGEAEAWHRKALKQFQQLENQANASQALNNLAFILQNQPHRLSEARQFAEEALAIKKTLDPAAAQIWNTYNILADIADKQGDSTQAKEYRRQARQAKAAFAGTKYELRQYGQLIAWVVDAVDNAEIREQLEASLEDGEKKGWVNLVAAIRRILAGERDENILCEPLDLDQSMIIYAILRGIADPQSLAALLNNS